CTCGCGAACACGTGGTCGCCGTCGACACCCCAGCCGGCCGCCGCGTGGTCCCGCCACGGGCGGTTCGTCTGGCGGATCACGCCCTGGGCATCGACCAGGCACACGCGACCCGGCAGGGCGTCCAGCATGGCCTGGGCCAGGGTCACGTCCTGCGCGGCGGGGAGGGGTACGGCGGTTCGGGTCACCGCAGGATTCTCCCGGCTCGGGCCGGCCTTGGCGGCCACGGCATTGCCCACAACGTCACGTTTGTTGCACGGACGTTCACCGAGCCCCCCGCCTTGTCACCTTCGTGTCAGGGTGGACACGGAGATCGCGCGCTCACTCCTCGTCGGCGACCACCCGCAACCGGAGGCGGCGGACCCGGTGGACCTCGGTGACGGCGTTGATGCGCAACGGTTCGCCCAACGGAACGGTGCGGCGCATGCGGTAGTCGAGCGAGTCGCCGCCGTCCGGGTGCGTGGGCACGCGGCGCGCCCACTGCTGGGCGCCGTTCACGAGCACGCGCAGCTCGTGCCAGGGGCCGTCGGCGTCGGGCACGGCCTTCACCGCGAAGTCGATGGCGACCTCGAAGGTGCGGTCGCGGAAGGCATCGGCAGGAATGTCGAGGAGGGCGACGCCGTGGTCGCCGGCATCGGTTTCCCAGTGTTCGGGCATGGGGAGCGGGGAAAAGCGTCGAGGGGCCGGATGATAGGCAACGCGACGCGCGGGCGCGCCCATGCGGCAGAATGCCCGTTCGATGAGCCTGCCGATCCGCACCGTCTGCGCCACCCGTTATGTCACGCCCCTGCGCGAGGGCGGCTCGCTGCCGGCCATCGTCGAGGCCGACGACGACGGGCTCTACGTGCTGAAGTTCCGCGGCGCGGGGCAGGGCCCCAAGGCCCTCATCGCCGAACTGGTGGCCGGCGAGATCGGCCGCGCGCTCGGCCTGCCGGTGCCCGAGATCGTGTTCATCGACCTCGACCCCGAACTCGCGCGCACGGAGCCCGACCCCGAGATCCAGGAGCTGATCCGCGCGAGCGGCGGCCTGAACCTCGCGCTCGACTACCTGCCCGGCTCGGTCACGTTCGACCCGCTGTCGGACCGGCCCGACCCCGGCCTCGCGTCGCGCATCGTGTGGTTCGACGGCTTCGTCACCAACCTCGACCGCACCCCGCGCAACGCCAACCTGCTGATGTGGCACCGGTCGCTGCGGCTCATCGACCATGGCGCGTCGCTGTACTTCCAGCACCAGTGGGGCGACCCCGCGGAGATGGCGGTCAAGCCGTTCGCGCTGATCAAGGACCACGTGCTGCTGCCGTTCGCGTCGGCGCTCGACGAGGCCGACGCCACGCTGCCCGCGCTGCTGCCCCCCGAGCGCCTCCGGACCATCGTCGACACCATCCCCGAGGCCTGGCTGCGCCACGACTCGCCGTTCCCCGATGCCGCCGCGCACCGCGAGGCCTTCGTCCAGTATTTCCAGCGCCGGCTCGCCGCGCCGCGCGCCTTCGCCGAGGAGGCACGCCGTGCCCACGCCCTTGCACACGTATGACTACGCCATCGTGCGGCTGGTGCCGCGCGTCGAGCGGGGCGAGTTCATCAACGCGGGCGTGATCGTCTCGTGCAAGACGGCGGGCTACCTGCGCGCGAAGGTGGCGTTCGACGAGTCCCGCTTCGCCGCGCTCGCGCCGAAGGCCGATCCGCACGACCTCCGCGCGGCGCTGCTGAGCATCCCCGCCATCTGCGAGGGCGGCGAGGCCGCTGGCCCGCTGCGCCACCTGTCGAGCCGCGAGCGCTTCGACTGGCTCGTCGCGCCGCGCAGCAGCAGCCTGCAGGTGTCACCGGTGCACACCGGCCGCTGCACCGACCTCTCGCTCGCGCTCGACAAGCTGTTCGACCGGATGGTGGCGGTCTCGGCCTGATCCGGGGTGTCAGCGGGTGGCGGCGGTGGCTTCCACCTCCACCAGCATGCCGTCCAGCGCGAGCCGCGGCACCGGAATCAGCGTGCACGCGGGCGCGGGCCTGCCCTCGAAACGTTCCCGCACGATGCGGCTCAGCACCTCGAGCTTCGCCATGTCGTGGGCCACGACCAGCACGGTGATCCGGACGACGTCGCGCAGCGTGGCGTTCGCCGCGGCCAGGGCGGTGGCGATGTTGTCGAACGCCTGCCGCAGCTGCACGGCGAAGTCGGGCGACAGCGCGCCGTCGGCCGACTCGCCGCCCTGGCCCGCGAGGAGGATCCAGCGGGGCGTGCCTTCGACCACCGCGACGTGGGAGTAGCCGTTGGGTTCGGGGTCGTAGAGGCCGGGCGGGTTGATGAAGGTGAGGGGAGTCATGCGAGGTCCTGTGGGTGAATCGGACCTTCAGCATGGGACCTCGACCGCGGTTGAGGTCAAGTGGCTGGCATGATGGGGGTCGTTGCTTCGCTGTTCTCCCGCTTCTTCTCCATGATCTCCCCCTTCCTGCGCCTGGCCCTGGTGCTCGGCCTGCTGTCGGCCATCGGGCCGTTCGCCATCGACATGTACCTGCCGGCGCTGCCGGCCATCGGAAACACCCTCGTCGCCGACGTCGGCGCGGTGCAGATGAGCCTCACGGCCTTCTTCGCCGCGGTGTCGGTCAGCCAGCTCGTCTACGGTCCGGCCTCGGACCTCTTCGGCCGCAAGAAGCCGCTGTACTTCGGCATGGCGCTGTTCACGCTCGCGAGCATCGGCTGCGCGCTCGCGCCCAACATCGGCACGCTGGTGGCGTTCCGCTTCGTGCAGGGCCTGGGTGCCGGCGCGGCGATGACCGTGCCGCGCGCGGTGGTGCGCGACGTGCACACCGGCAACGACGCGGCGCGGCTGATGTCGCTGCTGATGCTCGTGTTCAGCGTGTCGCCCATCCTCGCGCCTCTCGTGGGCAGCTTCGTGGTCGAGGCGTTCGGCTGGCGCGGCATCTTCTGGTTCGTCACGGGCGCGGGCGTCGCCGGCCTCGCGCTGCTGGCCTTCGTGCTGCAGGAGACCCGTCCGCCCGCCGAGCGCGCGGGCAGCACGTGGCGCGGCTCGCTCTCGGCCTACGGCCAGCTGATGCGCGACCGGCACTTCCTCGGGCTCACCTTCATCGGCGCGTTCGGCCTCGCGAGTTTCTTCGTGTACCTCGCGAACTCGTCGTTCGTGATGATCAACCACTACGGGCTCTCGCCGCGCGAGTACAGCTTCGCGTTTTCGATCAACGCCGTGTCGTTCATCGGGGTGTCGCAGCTGACCGGCTGGTTCGCGAAACGCTTCGGCCTGCGGCGTACGGTGCGTGGCGCGGTGCTCGGCTTCACCGTCACGATGACGCTGCTGCTGGTGCTGTTCACCGCCGGGGTCGACCGCTTCGACGTGCTGGCCGGCCTGCTGTTCGTCGGGTTCGGCTTCCTCGGCCTGGTGATCCCGGCCACCTCGGTGTTGGCGCTGGAGGACCACGGCGACATCGCGGGCGTGGCGTCCGCCTTGATGGGCACGCTGCAGCTCGTGACGGGGGCCGTCGTGATGGGCTTCACCGGCCTGTTCCTCGACGGCACGGCGTTCCCGATGGTGGCGGGCATCACGCTGTGTGCGGTGATGTCGATGGCGTTCACGCAGGCGACGCTGGGGGCGCCGGGGCGCACTGCAGCGGCGTTCTGATCACCAGTCCCGCATCCGGATCCGCAGCTTCGCCACCGTCGCCTGGTGGATCTGCGAGATCCGCGACGGACTGAGCCCCAGCAGCGCGCCGATCTCCGCCAGGTCGAGCTCGCGCGCGTAGATCATCTGCATCACCTGGTGCTCCTGCGGCTCCAGGGCGTCGAAGGCCTTCGCGAGGGCTTCGTGGCGCTGCTGGCGCTGCAGCAGGCGCTGCGGGTCGGCGTGTTCGTCCACGGCGAGCGCGTCCGGCTCGCCGGCCACCACCGCGGGATCGTCGGACGACGGCTCCAGCGCCTCGTCCTCCAGCCGCGTGGGCGCGGCGCCCGCGTCGAGCATCGCGCGGTAGAACACCTCGAGGGTCCAGCCCAGTTCGTTCGCGACCTCCTTCGCGCGTGGCGCGCGGCCGAGGCGGTGTTCGAGCGCCTGCACCGCGGCGCGGATCTGCCGCTGCTGGCTGCGCACGTGCCGCGACAGTTCGTCGCCGGCGCGCAGCGAGTCGAGCATCGACCCTTCGATGCGGCGCGACGCGTAGGTGTCGAACGTGGCGCCGCGGCCCTCCTCGAAACGCGACAGCGCCTCGTTGAGGCCGATCATGCCGGCCTGGACGAGTTCGTCCATCGCGACGTTCGCCGGCATCCGCGCCAGCATGCGGCCCGCGATCCGCTGCACGAGCGGACGGTGCGCGAGCAGGCGCACGTTGCGATCGTCGGGATCGGGGGGAAGGACCTTCGGGTTCAAGCGGCAACCTCGCTGAGACGTCCACACGAGGATATCGTTCACAACCGAATCCGCCCTCCGAAGAGGGGCATGCTCAGCGGACGGTCGCGTGCGGATGCTGCGGGTGTTCGAGCGTGTCGGCGATCAGTCGCAACGCATCGTCGCATTCGTTGCGCGTGAGCGGCCCGCCGAGGCACACGCGCACCGCGTCGGGCGGGTCGCCATCGGTCGAGAACGCGGCGCTCGCCACCACGGCCACGCCCTGCGTGCGCAGGTAGGACGCGAACTCCACCACGCTCCAGGACGACGACAGCGGCAGCCACAGGTGGAAGCCCTCGGGCTGCGACAGCACGCCGCGGCCCGCGAGGTGGCGCGAGGCCATCGCCTGGCGCGCCATCGACTCCGCTCGGATGGCCTGGACCATGGCCTCGGCCGTGCCGTCGAGCACCCAGCGGCTCGTGAGCGCGTTGGTGATGGGCGACGCCATCACCGTGGTGGCCCGCAGCGCGCCGGCCAGCCGCTGCGCCTGCCGTTCGCTGGGCGCACACACGTACGCGGTGCGCACGCCCGCGCCCAGGCACTTGCTGAAGCCGGTGACGTACCACGTGAGCTCCGGCGCGAGCAGCGCGATGGGCGAGGGCTTCTCGCGCGGCAGCATCGCGTAGGCGTCGTCCTCGATGATCGGGATCGAGAAGCGCAGCGCCACGTCGGCCAGCGCCTCGCGGCGGGCAGGCGAGATCGACGTCGTGGTGGGGTTGAGCACGGTCGGGTTGCAGTACAGCGCCTTCGGCTTGAGCGTCTTGCAGGCCAGTTCGAACGCGGCGGCGCTCGGGCCCTCGTCGTCGAGCGGCAACGCATGCAGCTGCACGCCCAGCTGGTTCGCGAGCGCCTTGATGCCCGGGTAGGTGAGCGACTCCACGCAGATCAGTTCGCCGGGTCGCGCGAGCTGCGACACCAATGCGGCCAGCGCGCTGTGGATGCCGGGGCACACCAGCACGTGTTCGCCACGGCAGTCGGGCAGCACGCGGCGCAGCCACTGCACCGCGGCGCGGCGGTCGTCGGGGGCGCCGCCGAAGTCCTGGTAGCGCATCAGGTCGTACAGGTCGGTGCGGGCCATCACGTCGGCGGCGCTGTCGTGCATGCGGGCCAGCAGCGCCGCGTCGGCGGGCTCGGGTGGCATGTTCATCGTCATCTCGGCGCCGCTGCCGCCGCGCAGCGGCAGCGACGGGCTCGTGCCGCGCACGAAGGTGCCCATGCCGGGCCGCGAGTCGATCAGCCCGCGCTTGCGCGCCTCCGCGTACGCGCGGGCCACCGTCGTGTAGTTCAGCCGCAGCAGGTCGGCGAGTTCGCGCAGCGTGGGCAGGCGCTCGCGGGCCGAGAGCCGGCCGTTGCGCACGTCCTCGGCGATCAGGTCGGCGATCAGCAGGTACGCGGGCTGCGCGCTCGCCTCGAGGCGGCGGGACCAGTGGGCGACGGGGTGGTTCATCGGATTGATCGCACGGGTTGATCGGATCGGCAGGGGGATTGATCGCATATCGCGTGCCCGCCGATCGCCCGAATGCGGTGCGCCGGGAGGGCTTGATCGGAGGCATTGATCGGATGGGAAAGCCTCGTGCTGGTGCGGGTTGTCGGCCGTCCGCAGGGGTTTTCCGGGGCTCGAAAAAAAGTTGATCGACCGCCACGCGGCCCGAATGCGTGTTGATCGCGGATTGATCGCATGGCGGGTGCCATCGAGTGGCACACCGCATGCAAAGGAGGAGGGCGCGCAACCCCATCACCCCGATCCTTTCCACGGAGAACCTCATGCCCAAAGTCACCCAACCCGCCAGCAAGAAAGGCGACTTCCTCGTCGACTACGAAGAGAAGGTCTTCGAGGACGTGAAGGCCGAGCCCGGCGAGAAGGCGCTCGTCACGTTCCACACCGTCGCGTTCGAGGGCTCCATCGGCTTCGTGAACCTGCTGCAGGCCACGCGCCTGCAGCGCAAGGGGTTCGAGACGTCGATCCTGCTGTACGGCCCGGGCGTGACGCTCGGCGTCAAGCGCGGCTTCCCGACCCTCGGCGACGAGGCCTTCCCGGGCCACCAGAACTTCAACAACCAGATCGGCAAGTTCATCGCCGAAGGCGGCAAGGTGTATGCCTGCCGCTTCGCGCTGCAGGCGCTGTACGGCCACGGCGAAGGCTCGCTGATCGAAGGCATCCGCCCGATCAGCCCGCTCGACGTGCTCGACATCGTGCTGCTGCACCGCAAGTCGAACGCGTTCATCCTCGACACCTGGACGCTGTGAAGGCCGGGGGACCTCGATGAACGACTCCCCGAAGACGGTGCGCGCGGCGGCGGTGCAGATCGCCCCCGACCTCGACCACCCCGAACGCACGCTCGACCGCGTGTGCGACGCGATCGACCGCGCGGCCGACCAGGGGGCGCAGCTCGCCGTGTTCCCCGAAACCTTCCTGCCGTACTACCCGTACTTCTCGTTCGTGCAGCCGCCGGTGCAACAGGGACCGGCGCACCTGCGCCTGTACGAGCACGCGGTGGTGGTGCCCGGCCCGGTGACCCAGGCCGTGGCCGAACGCGCCGCCGCGCGCCGCTGCGTGGTGGTGCTCGGCGTCAACGAACGCGACCACGGCAGCCTCTACAACACGCAGCTGGTCTTCGACGCCGACGGCTCGCTCAAGCTCAAGCGCCGCAAGATCACCCCCACGTACCACGAGCGGATGATCTGGGGCCAGGGCGACGCCGCGGGCCTGAAGGTGGTGGACACCGCCGCGGGCCGCGTGGGGGCGCTCGCGTGCTGGGAGCACTACAACCCGCTCGCCCGCTACGCGCTGATGACCCAGCACGAGCAGATCCACTGCGCGCAGTTCCCCGGCTCGCTCGTGGGCCCCATCTTCGCGGACCAGATGGCCGTGACGATCCGCCACCACGCGCTGGAGTCGGGCTGCTTCGTCGTCAACGCCACCGGCTGGCTCACCGACGCGCAGGTGGCCAGTGTCACGAAGGACCCCGCGCTGCAGGGCGCGCTGCGTGGCGGCTGCCACACCGCGATCGTTTCGCCCGAGGGCAGGTACCTCGCCGAGCCGCTGACCGAAGGCGAGGGGATGGTCGTCGCCGACCTCGACTTCGCGCTGATCACCAAACGCAAACGGATGATGGATTCGGTGGGCCACTACGCCCGCCCCGAACTGCTGGGCCTGCTGGTCAACGACCGGCCCGCCGTGACCCGTGTGCCGATGAACCCCACCAGGAGCCCCTCCGATGAACACGCCCCCTCCGATCTCGCCGGCCAGCCGGCAGCTGATGACCGAGCTGCAGTCCTTCGGGTTGCGGCTGGCTGATCCCGGTGCCGCGAGCGGCGTCGCGAGCCGCCGCGGTGGGGCGGGCCCGTCGGACCACAAGGCCGTCACCGTCGACGGCCACACGATCATGGTGCCGGTGCACACGTCGAGCGCGTGGCAGTCGCCGTTCGTGGCCCAGGCGCCCGATGCCGAGGGCCGCAGCGCGCTGACGCGCGGCAGCATCCCGATCGCCCGCATCGAGTTCCCGAAGGCGCCGCGCTTCTACGCGCTGCAGACGATGGACGGCGTGCCGTACTCGCACATCGCGACGCTGCACGGCGCCGACGTGCTGGCCACGACCGTGCTGCAGACCTGCATCCGCTACGAGAGCCGGAAGAAGACCTGCAAGTTCTGCGCGATCGGACAGTCGCTCGCCGCGGGCCGCACCATCGCGCACAAGACGCCCGAGCAGCTCGCCGAAGTGGCACGGGCGGCGGTG
This genomic stretch from Piscinibacter gummiphilus harbors:
- a CDS encoding HipA family kinase; translated protein: MSLPIRTVCATRYVTPLREGGSLPAIVEADDDGLYVLKFRGAGQGPKALIAELVAGEIGRALGLPVPEIVFIDLDPELARTEPDPEIQELIRASGGLNLALDYLPGSVTFDPLSDRPDPGLASRIVWFDGFVTNLDRTPRNANLLMWHRSLRLIDHGASLYFQHQWGDPAEMAVKPFALIKDHVLLPFASALDEADATLPALLPPERLRTIVDTIPEAWLRHDSPFPDAAAHREAFVQYFQRRLAAPRAFAEEARRAHALAHV
- a CDS encoding DUF3037 domain-containing protein yields the protein MPTPLHTYDYAIVRLVPRVERGEFINAGVIVSCKTAGYLRAKVAFDESRFAALAPKADPHDLRAALLSIPAICEGGEAAGPLRHLSSRERFDWLVAPRSSSLQVSPVHTGRCTDLSLALDKLFDRMVAVSA
- a CDS encoding RidA family protein — protein: MTPLTFINPPGLYDPEPNGYSHVAVVEGTPRWILLAGQGGESADGALSPDFAVQLRQAFDNIATALAAANATLRDVVRITVLVVAHDMAKLEVLSRIVRERFEGRPAPACTLIPVPRLALDGMLVEVEATAATR
- a CDS encoding multidrug effflux MFS transporter — protein: MISPFLRLALVLGLLSAIGPFAIDMYLPALPAIGNTLVADVGAVQMSLTAFFAAVSVSQLVYGPASDLFGRKKPLYFGMALFTLASIGCALAPNIGTLVAFRFVQGLGAGAAMTVPRAVVRDVHTGNDAARLMSLLMLVFSVSPILAPLVGSFVVEAFGWRGIFWFVTGAGVAGLALLAFVLQETRPPAERAGSTWRGSLSAYGQLMRDRHFLGLTFIGAFGLASFFVYLANSSFVMINHYGLSPREYSFAFSINAVSFIGVSQLTGWFAKRFGLRRTVRGAVLGFTVTMTLLLVLFTAGVDRFDVLAGLLFVGFGFLGLVIPATSVLALEDHGDIAGVASALMGTLQLVTGAVVMGFTGLFLDGTAFPMVAGITLCAVMSMAFTQATLGAPGRTAAAF
- a CDS encoding sigma-70 family RNA polymerase sigma factor is translated as MNPKVLPPDPDDRNVRLLAHRPLVQRIAGRMLARMPANVAMDELVQAGMIGLNEALSRFEEGRGATFDTYASRRIEGSMLDSLRAGDELSRHVRSQQRQIRAAVQALEHRLGRAPRAKEVANELGWTLEVFYRAMLDAGAAPTRLEDEALEPSSDDPAVVAGEPDALAVDEHADPQRLLQRQQRHEALAKAFDALEPQEHQVMQMIYARELDLAEIGALLGLSPSRISQIHQATVAKLRIRMRDW
- a CDS encoding aminotransferase-like domain-containing protein, yielding MNHPVAHWSRRLEASAQPAYLLIADLIAEDVRNGRLSARERLPTLRELADLLRLNYTTVARAYAEARKRGLIDSRPGMGTFVRGTSPSLPLRGGSGAEMTMNMPPEPADAALLARMHDSAADVMARTDLYDLMRYQDFGGAPDDRRAAVQWLRRVLPDCRGEHVLVCPGIHSALAALVSQLARPGELICVESLTYPGIKALANQLGVQLHALPLDDEGPSAAAFELACKTLKPKALYCNPTVLNPTTTSISPARREALADVALRFSIPIIEDDAYAMLPREKPSPIALLAPELTWYVTGFSKCLGAGVRTAYVCAPSERQAQRLAGALRATTVMASPITNALTSRWVLDGTAEAMVQAIRAESMARQAMASRHLAGRGVLSQPEGFHLWLPLSSSWSVVEFASYLRTQGVAVVASAAFSTDGDPPDAVRVCLGGPLTRNECDDALRLIADTLEHPQHPHATVR
- a CDS encoding MSMEG_0572/Sll0783 family nitrogen starvation response protein, coding for MPKVTQPASKKGDFLVDYEEKVFEDVKAEPGEKALVTFHTVAFEGSIGFVNLLQATRLQRKGFETSILLYGPGVTLGVKRGFPTLGDEAFPGHQNFNNQIGKFIAEGGKVYACRFALQALYGHGEGSLIEGIRPISPLDVLDIVLLHRKSNAFILDTWTL
- a CDS encoding Nit6803 family nitrilase, giving the protein MNDSPKTVRAAAVQIAPDLDHPERTLDRVCDAIDRAADQGAQLAVFPETFLPYYPYFSFVQPPVQQGPAHLRLYEHAVVVPGPVTQAVAERAAARRCVVVLGVNERDHGSLYNTQLVFDADGSLKLKRRKITPTYHERMIWGQGDAAGLKVVDTAAGRVGALACWEHYNPLARYALMTQHEQIHCAQFPGSLVGPIFADQMAVTIRHHALESGCFVVNATGWLTDAQVASVTKDPALQGALRGGCHTAIVSPEGRYLAEPLTEGEGMVVADLDFALITKRKRMMDSVGHYARPELLGLLVNDRPAVTRVPMNPTRSPSDEHAPSDLAGQPAADDRAAVLRVAAG